A genome region from Gigantopelta aegis isolate Gae_Host chromosome 3, Gae_host_genome, whole genome shotgun sequence includes the following:
- the LOC121369036 gene encoding EEF1A lysine methyltransferase 2-like, whose amino-acid sequence MAKETNELSSNIDFTPSVLGTKSYWDSTYDRELKTYKDIGDVGEIWFGEDRQNRVVDWIEQSSVQMSDPVIDLGCGNGIILTEMRRLGFTDLTGVDYSQGAIDLAVQIANAEGFPDIKYQVVDILSDINTGCPTCLSRQYKVCIDKGTYDAICLMPDGADKGRQFYKRNVKSLLQNDGLLVITSCNWTKDQLVLFFETDFELFDEIKTPSFQFGGKTGNTVTSLIFKRK is encoded by the exons ATGGCAAAAGAAACAAACGAACTTTCAAGCAACATTGATTTTACTCCATCTGTTCTTGGAACTAAGTCATA TTGGGATTCTACATACGATCGTGAATTAAAAACCTACAAAGACATTGGAGATGTTGGTGAAATATG GTTTGGAGAAGACCGTCAGAATCGTGTGGTGGACTGGATAGAACAAAGTTCTGTACAGATGTCAGATCCAGTTATTGACCTAGGTTGTGGAAATGGAATTATTCTTACTGAGATG AGAAGACTGGGTTTTACTGACCTGACAGGTGTTGACTATTCACAGGGGGCCATTGATCTTGCAGTGCAAATTGCAAATGCCGAAGGCTTTCCCGATATTAAATATCAG GTGGTAGATATACTGTCGGACATCAATACTGGGTGTCCCACTTGTTTGAGTAGACAGTACAAAGTGTGTATTGACAAGGGCACATATGACGCCATCTGCTTAATGCCGGATGGTGCCGACAAGGGCAGACAGTTCTACAAGAGAAATGTGAAATCATTACTGCAAAACGATGGACTCCTTGTGATCACTTCATGTAACTGGACAAAGGATCAGCTGGTGTTATTTTTTGAAACAG ATTTTGAACTTTTTGATGAAATCAAAACTCCCTCTTTTCAATTTGGGGGCAAGACTGGAAACACAGTGACATCTTTAATATTCAAAAGAAAATGA